One window of the Candidatus Tanganyikabacteria bacterium genome contains the following:
- a CDS encoding AAA family ATPase: IQEAAREAERRLGIRFWTRIGVHATRDTDVESVTIVALALKGHARLDTIMISGGVRRHVRGEFLVLPLAPASLLPDLPPEPTFEVIGRKIAKKAADRAPFVGRQTEGRQMLDLMKLTFQLGPQIVDLVAEAGVGKTRVAHEFSQRVAQRGLGRVLRGNAVSDVVGTPQELVASLLRSWLGVGTISLPEEIALRLNSEVTALGVAAPGRTVALLAHLLGVDVPDPDLMALTPFQRRAAAYRAFNESLVHMARQAFLLLVLDDLQWADDASLAWLHSLLQMLEGMPDLPILFLLAYRPEADRDFGEGFGPARWRVTLEGLGKREARRLAAGLLGQEGGLETIAEPAARHLLETAVDRAAGNPLHLSEIIQALVDRGALVRDETGWHRGAHLEALPVPSSFQEAVADRLEQLDEVTLRTLQAASVLGRTFPPALLARLLCVEDALGILAELVLQDMLVPEPTGEYSFNQATSLDLIYRAIPPERRQALHRQAATALEEFQTPSRQRNPVPVARHYLLSDEPHLAVPYLVGAGERALAANAPGEAIAAFSRALELLAEDSGDVSRYDVLLALCEAQAADGRYTDAIRNLEAVLAMPAANGRSAPPGDPLVYARLADVHRRAGDSGAALAAYQRGIASVDATLFPEARGLLRVGLAELESQAGDIERAAESAREAQALLKATEHPDEASRAQVILGRCAVAAGRADEGLEAFRRAISLRHHLRDHLGASVVLVELGQVLRVQGDWTEARNVLDQAIILARTVGDRRHGARAQLALAELSLDEGEIEACDLLMQAAYESFLEGSDLAMMGLTRLRLGEACLIAGDVGQAETCVEEGLAIAHALGDALLRGSLHRLAAQVARRRGQLYRPHLEAAELMADNSGDPALREEVYRCVAELAQADGDLATAKAYANRASQLADERLRPLAAGRTLAVWSRIYAAEGETDLEVDFDARAAGIFSRLGARRDLALLES; the protein is encoded by the coding sequence GATCCAGGAGGCCGCCCGCGAGGCCGAAAGGCGCCTGGGGATTCGCTTCTGGACGCGAATCGGCGTCCACGCGACCCGGGATACCGACGTCGAGAGCGTCACCATCGTCGCGCTTGCCCTCAAGGGCCATGCCCGCCTCGATACGATCATGATTTCGGGCGGCGTGCGCCGCCACGTACGTGGCGAGTTCCTCGTCCTCCCCCTCGCGCCCGCGAGTCTCCTGCCGGATCTGCCGCCCGAACCCACCTTCGAGGTGATCGGCCGCAAGATCGCCAAGAAGGCCGCCGACAGGGCGCCGTTCGTGGGCCGCCAGACCGAGGGCCGGCAGATGCTGGATCTGATGAAGCTCACGTTCCAGCTCGGGCCGCAGATAGTGGATCTGGTCGCCGAGGCCGGCGTCGGCAAGACACGGGTCGCGCACGAGTTCTCGCAGCGCGTGGCGCAACGCGGTCTGGGGCGCGTCCTGCGAGGCAACGCGGTGAGCGACGTCGTGGGGACTCCCCAGGAGCTCGTGGCGTCCCTGCTCAGGAGCTGGCTGGGAGTCGGGACCATCAGCTTGCCCGAAGAAATAGCGCTGCGGCTCAACAGCGAGGTGACGGCCCTGGGTGTCGCCGCCCCCGGCCGCACGGTGGCGCTCCTGGCGCACCTGCTCGGCGTGGACGTGCCCGATCCGGACCTGATGGCGTTGACGCCCTTCCAGCGGCGCGCTGCCGCTTACCGGGCCTTCAACGAGAGCCTGGTGCACATGGCCCGCCAGGCCTTCCTGCTGCTGGTCCTCGACGATCTGCAATGGGCCGACGACGCCTCCCTGGCGTGGCTGCACTCGCTGCTCCAGATGCTCGAAGGCATGCCCGACCTGCCCATCCTCTTCCTGCTGGCCTACCGGCCCGAGGCGGATCGGGATTTCGGCGAGGGCTTCGGCCCGGCGCGCTGGCGCGTCACGCTCGAGGGCCTCGGCAAGCGCGAGGCGCGTCGCCTCGCGGCGGGCTTGCTGGGCCAGGAGGGCGGCCTCGAGACCATCGCGGAGCCCGCCGCCCGCCACCTCCTCGAGACGGCCGTGGACCGCGCGGCCGGCAATCCCCTCCACCTCTCGGAGATCATCCAGGCGCTGGTGGATCGGGGCGCCCTCGTCCGGGACGAGACCGGCTGGCACCGGGGCGCCCACCTGGAAGCCCTGCCGGTGCCGTCGTCGTTCCAGGAAGCGGTGGCCGATCGCCTGGAGCAACTCGACGAGGTCACGCTTCGCACGCTGCAGGCCGCATCGGTCCTCGGGCGCACCTTCCCGCCGGCCCTGCTCGCCAGGCTTCTCTGCGTCGAGGATGCGCTTGGCATTCTCGCGGAACTGGTGTTGCAGGACATGCTCGTTCCCGAACCGACCGGGGAGTACTCCTTCAACCAGGCCACCTCGCTCGACCTCATCTACCGCGCCATTCCGCCCGAGAGGCGACAGGCGCTGCACCGGCAGGCCGCGACCGCGCTCGAGGAGTTCCAGACTCCGTCCCGGCAGCGCAACCCCGTGCCGGTGGCGCGCCACTACCTCCTATCCGACGAGCCCCACCTGGCGGTGCCTTACCTGGTGGGCGCGGGGGAGCGGGCGCTGGCCGCCAACGCCCCCGGCGAGGCCATTGCGGCCTTCTCGCGCGCGCTGGAGCTCCTGGCCGAGGATTCCGGCGACGTCTCCCGGTACGACGTGCTGCTCGCTCTCTGCGAGGCCCAGGCGGCGGACGGCCGGTACACCGACGCGATCCGCAACCTCGAGGCCGTGCTGGCGATGCCGGCGGCCAACGGGCGGTCGGCCCCTCCCGGGGATCCGCTCGTTTACGCCAGGCTCGCCGACGTGCACCGGCGCGCGGGCGACAGCGGCGCGGCCCTGGCCGCCTACCAGCGAGGCATCGCGAGCGTCGACGCGACGCTCTTCCCCGAGGCGCGGGGCCTGCTCCGGGTGGGCCTGGCCGAACTCGAGTCCCAGGCCGGCGACATCGAGCGTGCGGCCGAGTCGGCCCGCGAGGCCCAGGCGCTGCTCAAGGCCACCGAACATCCCGATGAAGCCAGCCGGGCGCAGGTCATCCTGGGCCGGTGCGCGGTCGCGGCCGGCCGGGCCGACGAGGGCCTGGAGGCCTTCCGGCGGGCGATCTCGCTGCGCCACCACCTGCGAGATCACCTGGGCGCCTCGGTCGTCCTGGTCGAACTCGGCCAGGTGCTGCGCGTGCAGGGGGACTGGACCGAGGCTCGCAACGTGCTGGATCAGGCGATCATCCTCGCGCGCACGGTGGGGGATCGACGCCACGGCGCCCGGGCGCAACTCGCCCTGGCCGAACTCTCGCTCGACGAGGGCGAGATAGAGGCCTGCGACCTCCTCATGCAGGCGGCCTACGAGAGCTTCCTCGAGGGTTCCGACCTCGCGATGATGGGCCTTACCAGGCTCCGGCTGGGCGAAGCCTGCCTTATCGCGGGCGATGTCGGCCAGGCGGAGACCTGCGTCGAGGAGGGCCTGGCCATCGCGCATGCGCTGGGTGACGCCCTCCTGCGCGGCTCCCTGCACCGCCTGGCCGCCCAGGTGGCGCGCCGCCGGGGCCAGCTGTACCGGCCGCACCTCGAAGCCGCCGAACTCATGGCCGACAATTCGGGCGATCCGGCCCTGCGCGAGGAGGTCTACCGCTGCGTGGCCGAACTCGCGCAGGCCGACGGGGATCTGGCGACGGCCAAGGCTTACGCCAATCGCGCCTCGCAACTGGCCGACGAGCGGCTGCGGCCCCTCGCCGCCGGCCGGACGTTGGCGGTGTGGTCCCGCATCTATGCCGCCGAGGGAGAGACCGATCTGGAGGTGGACTTCGACGCCCGCGCGGCCGGCATTTTCAGCCGCCTGGGCGCCAGGCGGGATCTGGCGCTGCTCGAGAGCTGA
- a CDS encoding YegS/Rv2252/BmrU family lipid kinase encodes MTRRIRVIINQAARKGGGSSIASHLVREFAAYDVDIRLPETYEETVGACQTAPADGVTDLVVVGGDGTVNVAINAIAGSDVRLGIIPSGTANDLATYLGLPTRLRKACAVVRRAGTRRLDLVSVNGKFYATAGGLGVVSRVATDVNAFKRTSGFSRQVCRAFGSLVYVLYSFLLLLFSRRITTGVEVYADGRQVGRFSSVALFVNNQPTIGKSVMPCPDARSDDGELSAMLMNKRSRLGTILTVVLMSLRGRHGKRSDAIRFGGEEITVRADQPATFIGDGEVLAHTRNLRLAVVPGALRVIA; translated from the coding sequence ATGACGAGGCGCATACGCGTCATCATCAATCAGGCGGCCCGCAAAGGCGGGGGATCGTCGATCGCGTCGCACCTCGTGCGCGAGTTCGCGGCCTACGACGTGGACATCCGCCTGCCCGAAACGTACGAGGAGACCGTCGGCGCTTGCCAGACGGCCCCCGCCGACGGCGTGACCGACCTCGTCGTAGTCGGCGGCGACGGGACTGTCAACGTGGCGATCAACGCCATCGCCGGGTCCGACGTCCGCCTGGGCATCATCCCGAGCGGGACGGCCAACGATCTGGCCACCTACCTGGGCCTGCCGACTCGCCTGCGCAAGGCCTGCGCCGTGGTCCGCCGCGCCGGGACGCGGCGCCTCGACCTGGTCAGCGTCAACGGCAAGTTCTACGCCACGGCCGGAGGCCTCGGCGTGGTGAGTCGGGTGGCGACCGACGTCAACGCCTTCAAGCGCACCAGCGGATTCTCGCGCCAGGTGTGCCGCGCGTTCGGCAGCCTGGTGTACGTGCTATACAGCTTCCTGCTGCTGCTGTTCTCGCGCCGCATCACCACGGGCGTCGAGGTTTACGCCGACGGGCGGCAGGTAGGCCGCTTCTCGTCGGTGGCGTTGTTCGTCAACAACCAGCCGACCATCGGCAAGAGCGTGATGCCCTGCCCCGACGCCAGGTCGGACGATGGCGAGCTTTCCGCCATGCTGATGAACAAGCGCAGCCGCCTGGGCACCATCCTCACGGTCGTGCTCATGAGCCTCCGCGGCCGGCACGGCAAGCGCTCCGACGCCATCCGCTTCGGCGGCGAGGAGATCACCGTCCGGGCCGATCAGCCCGCCACCTTCATCGGCGACGGCGAAGTCCTCGCCCACACCCGCAACTTGCGCCTGGCCGTCGTGCCCGGGGCGTTGCGGGTCATCGCCTGA